One Eublepharis macularius isolate TG4126 chromosome 6, MPM_Emac_v1.0, whole genome shotgun sequence DNA segment encodes these proteins:
- the MFSD13A gene encoding transmembrane protein 180, whose product MASQLLACLSSLPIAVVYGSLSLFISILHNVFLLYYVDTFVSVYKIDKLSFWIGETVFLIWNSLNDPLFGWLSDRAFLSTQQSGIEISSPEVVLKRLKALNRNGPLFALSFLAFWIAWAHPGLQFLICLCLYDSFLTMVDLNQNALLADLAVSAKDRTGLNFYSSLFSAIGSLSVFMSYAVWNKEDFFSFRIFCVALALASGVGFTMATWLLRQRFQSDGRVKWDERAALKELYVDKPSVQQEKRITLADYLKQLSRHRNFLWFVSMNLIQVFHCHFNSNFFPLFLEHLLSDRISLSMGSFLLGVSYVAPHLNNLYFLSLCRRWGVYAVVRGLFFLKLLLSVIMLLAGPDWMYLLCFFIASNRVFTEGTCKLLNLVVTDLVDEDLVLNQRQQAASALLFGMVALVTKPGQTFAPLIGTWLLCAYTGYDIFQRDPLNKVVSAQPKLASNVAWEPTLRQGCFYLLVFVPITCALLQLFSWSQFNLHGRRLQMVKSQRQNLTENWSQEIKTI is encoded by the exons ATGGCTTCCCAACTCTTGGCTTGTCTCTCCAGCTTGCCCATTGCAGTGGTCTATGGGTCCTTATCGCTCTTCATTTCCATTTTGCACAATGTGTTTCTCCTCTACTATGTGGACACCTTTGTTTCTGTTTACAAGATTGATAAACTTTCCTTTTGGATTGGGGAG ACTGTGTTTCTGATCTGGAACAGTCTCAATGATCCTCTCTTTGGCTGGTTGAGTGACCGGGCTTTCCTTAGCACACAGCA GTCTGGAATAGAGATATCCTCTCCAGAAGTGGTGTTGAAGAGACTCAAGGCCCTAAACCGAAATGGCCCCCTTTTTGCTTTGTCCTTCCTGGCTTTCTGGATTGCATGGGCTCACCCAGGTTTACAGTTTCTCATCTGCCTCTGCTTGTATGACAGTTTCCTCACCATGGTGGATCTCAACCAGAACGCCTTGCTTGCTGACCTTGCTGTGTCTGCAAAGGACAGGACTGGGCTCAACTTCTACTCATCGCTCTTCAGTGCCATTGGCTCCCTCTCAGTCTTCATGTCCTATGCTGTGTGGAACAAGGAGGACTTCTTCTCTTTCCGGATATTTTGTGTGGCACTGGCTCTTGCTTCAGGAGTTGGCTTCACCATGGCCACGTGGCTGCTGAGGCAAAGGTTTCAGAGTGACGGGCGAGTAAAATGGGATGAAAGAGCAGCTTTAAAAGA ACTCTATGTAGACAAGCCTTCTGTGCAGCAGGAGAAGAGAATCACTCTGGCAGACTATCTCAAACAGCTCTCTAGGCATCGCAACTTCCTCTGGTTTGTGTCAATGAACCTTATACAG GTTTTTCACTGCCACTTCAACAGCAActtcttccctctcttcctgGAACATCTGCTGTCAGATCGTATCTCTCTCTCCATGGGATCATTTCTGCTGG GAGTTTCCTACGTAGCTCCTCATCTCAACAACCTGTATTTCTTGTCTCTTTGTCGGAGGTGGGGTGTGTATGCTGTGGTGCGGGGGCTCTTCTTCCTGAAGCTGTTACTCAGTGTGATTATGCTCCTCGCTGGACCAGACTGGATGTACCTGCTCTGTTTCTTTATAGCTAG TAACCGTGTGTTTACTGAAGGAACATGCAAGCTGTTGAACCTCGTGGTCACTGACTTGGTAGATGAAGACTTGGTGCTGAATCAGAGACAGCAGGCTGCCTCAGCCCTCTTGTTTGGCATGGTTGCCCTGGTAACAAAGCCTGGCCAGACCTTTGCCCCACTGATTGGCACCTGGCTACTGTGTGCTTACACAG GTTATGACATTTTTCAGCGGGATCCTTTGAACAAAGTGGTGAGTGCTCAGCCCAAGTTGGCTTCCAATGTGGCCTGGGAACCAACTCTTCGTCAGGGCTGCTTCTACCTTCTTGTATTTGTCCCCATCACGTGTGCATTACTTCAGCTCTTCAGCTGGTCACAATTCAACCTACATGGAAGGCGCCTCCAAATGGTGAAATCTCAGCGTCAGAACTTAACAGAGAACTGGTCTCAAGAGATCAAAACAATTTAA